One segment of Candidatus Omnitrophota bacterium DNA contains the following:
- the pyrR gene encoding bifunctional pyr operon transcriptional regulator/uracil phosphoribosyltransferase PyrR yields the protein MSAAAFHDKARLMDPEAIRRALTRVAHEIVEHHKGTIDVALVGIRTRGAILAQRLAKEIEAIDQRTIPVGILDITLYRDDLSRIAPNPVVHSTAIEFDITDLHLVLVDDVLFTGRTIRAALNAINDLGRPKTIQLAVLVDRGHRELPIRADYVGKNIPTNLSERIDVRLNELDEKEEVMIEAAAAVRP from the coding sequence ATCCCGAGGCGATCCGACGGGCACTCACCCGCGTCGCCCACGAAATCGTTGAGCACCACAAGGGCACGATCGACGTGGCCTTGGTTGGCATCCGCACCCGCGGGGCCATTCTGGCTCAGCGGCTGGCGAAAGAGATTGAGGCCATCGATCAGCGCACCATTCCCGTGGGCATCCTCGATATTACGCTCTACCGCGATGATCTCTCCCGCATTGCTCCCAACCCCGTGGTCCATTCCACCGCCATCGAGTTTGACATTACTGATCTCCACCTCGTGCTCGTTGATGACGTGCTCTTCACCGGCCGAACCATTCGGGCCGCCTTGAACGCGATCAACGATCTGGGACGGCCGAAGACGATTCAGTTGGCGGTCCTCGTGGACCGCGGGCACCGGGAGCTGCCGATCCGCGCGGATTATGTGGGGAAAAATATCCCGACGAATCTGAGCGAGCGCATCGATGTCCGGCTCAATGAGCTTGATGAAAAAGAAGAAGTCATGATTGAAGCCGCCGCCGCGGTGCGGCCATGA